The Roseofilum reptotaenium CS-1145 genome includes a region encoding these proteins:
- the ctpC gene encoding carboxyl-terminal processing protease CtpC, with the protein MTKTTRGLVLGATAVMLTAVTVAGAGIHLRGQAFFQDGPKELVDEVWQIINNRYVDGTFNQVDWQEVRQDYLGRKYTSDQEAYGAIREMLKQLNDPYTRFMDPEEFKNMQIDTSGELTGVGIQITIDEETNRLVVVAPIEDSPAFEAGIQARDFIIKIDGQDTAGMDSNDAVKLIRGPIDSQVVLTILRGQEEIDFPIQRQRIEIHPVRYSYRQEGLGNDIGYIRLTQFSAPAAEEMREAIDDLESQGVSGYILDLRSNPGGLLYSSVAIARMWLPGREAIVSTVNRQGETERQRANNRSLTDKPLVVLVDGGSASASEILSGALQDNERAVIVGTKTFGKGLVQSVQPLAHGSGLAVTIAKYLTPNGRDINKLGIEPDVIVELTEDQQNHLVKHRDQIGTKSDPQYAEALKVLTQEIAQQ; encoded by the coding sequence ATGACCAAAACCACACGCGGACTTGTTTTAGGTGCAACGGCAGTTATGCTGACCGCTGTAACCGTTGCTGGTGCAGGCATCCATTTAAGAGGCCAAGCATTTTTCCAAGATGGCCCTAAAGAATTAGTGGATGAAGTCTGGCAAATTATCAACAATCGATATGTTGATGGCACGTTTAATCAGGTTGATTGGCAAGAGGTGCGTCAGGACTACCTGGGTCGCAAATATACCTCGGATCAAGAAGCCTATGGGGCCATCCGGGAAATGTTGAAGCAACTCAACGACCCCTATACCCGGTTTATGGACCCGGAAGAGTTCAAAAATATGCAAATTGATACTTCTGGGGAACTGACAGGGGTAGGGATTCAGATTACCATAGATGAAGAAACCAATCGATTAGTTGTGGTTGCTCCCATTGAAGATTCTCCCGCGTTTGAGGCTGGAATTCAGGCCAGAGATTTTATCATAAAAATTGATGGTCAGGATACGGCAGGGATGGATAGCAATGATGCGGTAAAATTGATTCGAGGGCCAATTGATTCTCAGGTGGTGCTAACCATTTTGCGTGGCCAAGAGGAAATTGATTTTCCGATTCAGCGTCAGCGAATTGAAATCCATCCGGTTCGTTATAGCTATCGTCAGGAAGGGTTGGGTAATGATATCGGCTATATTCGATTGACCCAGTTTAGCGCTCCAGCGGCTGAAGAGATGCGCGAAGCGATTGATGATTTAGAGTCCCAAGGGGTATCGGGTTATATTTTGGATTTGCGATCGAATCCTGGGGGATTGCTCTATTCTAGTGTGGCGATCGCCCGGATGTGGTTACCAGGTCGAGAGGCGATCGTTTCTACGGTTAACCGACAAGGGGAAACGGAACGGCAACGGGCCAATAATCGCTCTCTCACGGATAAGCCTCTGGTGGTTTTGGTTGATGGGGGTTCAGCAAGTGCCAGTGAGATTCTTTCTGGAGCCTTGCAGGATAACGAACGAGCAGTGATTGTGGGAACTAAAACCTTTGGCAAAGGGTTGGTGCAGTCTGTGCAACCCTTAGCCCATGGATCGGGGTTAGCAGTGACAATTGCTAAATATTTAACGCCTAATGGTCGTGATATTAACAAGTTAGGTATTGAACCTGATGTGATCGTGGAATTGACGGAAGACCAGCAAAATCACTTGGTGAAACATCGCGACCAAATTGGTACGAAGTCCGATCCGCAGTACGCTGAAGCACTGAAAGTTCTGACTCAAGAAATCGCTCAACAGTAG
- a CDS encoding AAA family ATPase has product MMSPEEMEDLLDEMYNNFAPTPLQPGDPRYVDCRAVRGDEDVVQDLGRTMRRSQAFTYQLYSGHRGSGKTTELLRLKKYLEDRGHKVVYFAADEEDLSVQDAQYTDILLACTRHLLQELKNADSKPILSWLQDRLQDLQDVMLTEIKIDQLNLEVGLQEFTKLTAAVRTEPRQRQKIRERVEPHTETLIEALNAFIADGKKNLPENTKLLVIADSLDRIVPIFRDNGRSNHEEIFLDRNEQLKALNCHIVYTVPISFIYSRWSTELKVNYGIPQVLPSIMVRQKNDQLYNKGLEILRNIIQLRVPLSLRDTLVPQVFESEEVLQDLCLMSGGYVRDLVQLIQAVITKTDTLPIQARAVQRAVDNLRDVYRRAVEENQWEILREVHQSKDIENDPIQRSLLFSRCLLEYGYFDDNGDKQTWYDVHPVLWKEL; this is encoded by the coding sequence ATGATGAGTCCTGAAGAAATGGAAGATCTCCTTGATGAGATGTACAACAATTTTGCGCCTACGCCTCTGCAACCGGGAGATCCAAGATATGTGGACTGTCGAGCGGTGCGGGGGGATGAGGATGTAGTGCAGGACTTGGGGAGGACCATGCGGCGATCGCAAGCTTTCACGTATCAGCTCTACTCTGGTCATCGTGGCTCCGGCAAAACCACGGAACTCCTGAGACTGAAGAAATACTTGGAAGATCGGGGACATAAGGTCGTTTATTTTGCGGCCGATGAGGAAGATCTTAGCGTTCAGGATGCCCAGTATACCGATATTTTACTCGCTTGCACCCGTCATCTGTTGCAAGAGTTAAAAAACGCAGACTCTAAGCCGATACTGAGTTGGTTGCAAGATCGATTACAGGATTTGCAAGATGTGATGTTGACCGAGATTAAGATCGATCAGCTTAACTTAGAAGTGGGATTACAAGAGTTTACTAAGTTAACGGCAGCAGTACGGACAGAACCCAGGCAACGGCAGAAAATTCGCGAGCGGGTTGAACCGCACACAGAAACGCTGATTGAAGCATTGAATGCTTTCATTGCAGATGGAAAAAAGAATTTACCAGAGAACACGAAACTGCTGGTGATTGCTGATAGCTTGGATCGGATTGTCCCTATTTTTCGAGACAATGGGCGCAGTAACCATGAGGAAATTTTTCTGGACCGTAACGAACAACTGAAGGCACTGAATTGCCATATTGTTTACACTGTGCCCATTTCCTTCATCTATTCTCGTTGGTCAACGGAACTCAAGGTGAATTATGGCATTCCCCAGGTGTTACCCTCGATTATGGTGCGCCAGAAAAATGACCAACTTTACAATAAAGGCTTGGAGATTCTGCGAAATATTATTCAACTGCGGGTTCCGTTAAGTTTGCGCGATACCTTGGTTCCACAGGTATTTGAGTCTGAGGAAGTTTTGCAGGATTTGTGTTTAATGAGCGGTGGCTATGTGCGAGATTTAGTGCAATTAATCCAGGCAGTGATTACTAAAACCGATACTCTACCCATTCAAGCGCGGGCAGTGCAACGGGCGGTGGATAATTTACGAGATGTCTATCGCAGAGCAGTGGAGGAAAATCAATGGGAGATACTGCGAGAGGTACATCAGTCAAAAGATATTGAAAATGACCCAATTCAGCGCAGTTTGTTGTTTAGTCGCTGTCTGTTGGAATATGGCTATTTTGACGATAATGGAGATAAGCAGACTTGGTATGATGTGCATCCCGTACTGTGGAAGGAGTTGTGA